In Kangiella profundi, one DNA window encodes the following:
- a CDS encoding GFA family protein encodes MSYATAQCLCGKTGISAPNLGESIAACHCIMCRTWSGGPLLAVDGGDGLILENDAHISVYKSSEWAERGFCNVCGTHLFYRLTDSDKYYIPVGLFADSDKFHFDEQIYVEQKPHYYDFANKTKMMTGDEVVSEFEDQGPEKSQDDLKSYP; translated from the coding sequence ATGAGTTATGCAACTGCTCAATGTCTGTGTGGAAAAACAGGGATCAGCGCCCCCAATCTCGGTGAAAGTATCGCCGCCTGTCATTGTATTATGTGCCGAACCTGGTCGGGTGGCCCATTGCTGGCGGTTGATGGTGGCGATGGCCTGATACTCGAAAATGATGCCCATATCAGTGTCTATAAATCCTCCGAATGGGCTGAGCGCGGCTTTTGTAATGTGTGTGGCACTCACCTCTTCTATCGCCTCACGGATAGCGACAAGTATTACATCCCAGTGGGCCTGTTTGCTGACAGCGATAAGTTTCATTTCGATGAACAGATCTATGTTGAGCAAAAGCCGCATTACTATGACTTCGCCAATAAGACCAAAATGATGACCGGCGATGAAGTAGTTTCAGAATTTGAAGACCAAGGCCCTGAGAAGTCGCAAGATGATTTGAAGAGTTACCCTTGA